One window of Mus caroli chromosome 11, CAROLI_EIJ_v1.1, whole genome shotgun sequence genomic DNA carries:
- the Senp3 gene encoding sentrin-specific protease 3 — protein sequence MKETIQGTGSWGPEPPGPGTTYSNPRRERLRWPLPPKPRLKSGGGFGPDPGSGTTVPTRRLPAPRPSFDASASEEEEEEEEEDEEEVAAWRLPPRWGQLGASQRSRALRPSHRKTCSQRRRRAMRAFQMLLYSKSTSLTFHWKLWGRHRGRRRNLAHPKNHLSPQEGGATPQVPSPCCRFDSPRGLPPPRLGLLGALMAEDGVRGSPPVPSGPPVEEDGLRWTPKSPLDPDSGLLSCTLPNGFGGLSGPEGERSLAPPDASILISNVCSIGDHVAQELFQSSDLGTAEEADRTGEKAGQHSPLREEHVTCVQSILDEFLQTYGSLIPLSTDEVVEKLEDIFQQEFSTPSRKSLVLQLIQSYQRMPGNAMVRGFRVSYKRHVLTMDDLGTLYGQNWLNDQVMNMYGDLVMDTVPEKVHFFNSFFYDKLRTKGYDGVKRWTKNVDIFNKELLLIPIHLEVHWSLISVDVRRRTITYFDSQRTLNRRCPKHIAKYLQAEAVKKDRLDFHQGWKGYFKMNVARQNNDSDCGAFVLQYCKHLALSQPFSFTQQDMPKLRRQIYKELCHCKLTV from the exons ATGAAAGAGACTATACAGGGGACCGGGTCTTGGGGGCCTGAGCCTCCGGGACCCGGCACCACTTACTCAAATCCCAGGCGAGAGCGTCTTCGTTGGCCCCTACCCCCTAAGCCCCGGCTCAAGTCCGGTGGTGGTTTTGGGCCAGATCCTGGGTCTGGGACCACAGTGCCAACTAGACGCCTCCCTGCTCCCCGGCCATCTTTTGATGCCTCAGCtagtgaagaagaggaagaggaagaggaggaagatgaggaggaagtaGCAGCTTGGAGGCTACCCCCTAGATGGGGCCAACTGGGGGCCTCCCAGCGCTCTCGAGCTCTCCGACCCTCTCATAGAAAAACCTGCTCACAGCGCCGGCGCCGAGCCATGAGAGCCTTCCAGATGCTGCTCTACTCAAAAAGCACCTCGCTGACATTCCACTGGAAGCTTTGGGGGCGCCACCGAGGCCGGCGGCGGAACCTCGCACACCCCAAGAACCATCTCTCACCCCAGGAAGGGGGTGCAACGCCACAGGTGCCATCACCCTGCTGTCGTTTTGACTCCCCCCGGGGCCTACCCCCACCCCGGCTGGGTCTGCTAGGTGCTCTCATGGCAGAGGATGGGGTGAGAGGGTCTCCACCAGTGCCCTCTGGGCCCCCCGTGGAGGAAGATGGACTAAGGTGGACCCCAAAGTCTCCTCTGGACCCTGACTCGG GCCTCCTCTCATGTACTCTCCCCAATGGTTTTGGGGGACTGTCTGGTCCTGAAGGGGAGCGCAGCCTGGCACCCCCTGATGCCAGCATACTCATCAGTAATGTGTGCAGCATTGGAGACCACGTGGCTCAGGAACTTTTTCAGAGCTCTGACTTGGGCACTGCAGAAGAGGCAGATCGGACTGGGGAGAAAGCTGGCCAGCATAGCCCCCTTCGGGAGGAACACGTGACCTGTGTGCAGA GTATCTTAGATGAATTCCTTCAAACTTATGGCAGTCTCATCCCTCTCAGCACTGATGAAGTTGTAGAGAAGTTGGAGGACATTTTCCAGCAGGAATTTTCTACACCCTCAAG GAAGAGTCTGGTATTACAGCTGATCCAGTCTTATCAGCGGATGCCAGGCAACGCTATGGTAAGGGGCTTCCGGGTATCCTATAAGCGACACGTGCTCACCATGGATGACTTGGGTACCTTATATGGACAGAACTGGCTCAATGACCAG GTGATGAACATGTATGGAGATCTGGTCATGGACACAGTCCCTGAAAAG GTGCATTTCTTCAACAGTTTCTTCTATGATAAACTCCGTACCAAGGGTTATGATGGGGTAAAGAGGTGGACCAAAAAT GTGGACATCTTCAATAAGGAATTACTGCTAATCCCCATCCATCTGGAGGTGCACTGGTCCCTTATCTCAGTTGATGTAAGGCGACGTACCATCACCTATTTTGACTCCCAGCGAACTCTAAATCGCCGCTGCCCTAAG CATATTGCCAAGTATCtccaggcagaggcagtcaaAAAAGACCGACTGGACTTCCATCAGGGCTGGAAAGGTTACTTCAAAATG AATGTGGCCAGGCAGAATAATGACAGTGACTGTGGTGCCTTTGTGTTACAG TACTGCAAGCACCTGGCCCTGTCTCAGCCATTCAGCTTCACCCAGCAGGACATGCCCAAACTCCGTCGTCAGATCTACAAGGAACTGTGTCACTGCAAACTCACTGTGTGA